Proteins found in one Vigna radiata var. radiata cultivar VC1973A unplaced genomic scaffold, Vradiata_ver6 scaffold_258, whole genome shotgun sequence genomic segment:
- the LOC106755407 gene encoding probable sucrose-phosphatase 3b, producing the protein MDNTIWVYSPHRKGAQYPNIPILDSYIYLMGEAANICLFHVHSKYLSLKFDSNCIYRHDSLLVFSIGRSPTVYGYSRKQKPLLTPNITIMFVGTENTYGESMVANDGWKQYLDHKWDRDVVLEETTKFPELTMQVLTAVRNRTTASQGQLLFGKREGPKCRQSSLNTFGETWVWANHGDGISILLKLLV; encoded by the exons ATGGACAACACTATTTGGGTctattctccacataggaagggagCCCAATACCCCAACATACCTATCCTTGattcatacatatatttaatGGGAGAAGCGGCAAACATTTGTCTTTTCCATGTCCATAGCAAATATCTATCCTTAAAGTTTGATTCAAATTGCATTTATCGTCATGATTCTCTGCTAGTTTTCTCCATTGGGAGATCACCTACTGTTTATGGATATTCAAGAAAACAGAAACCTTTGTTGACTCCTAATATCACTATAATGTTTGTGGGTACTGAGAATACATATGGTGAATCCATGGTAGCCAATGATGGTTGGAAACAATATCTGGATCATAAGTGGGACAGAGACGTGGTTTTGGAGGAAACAACCAAGTTTCCTGAACTAACTATGCAAGTAT TAACTGCAGTCAGAAACAGAACAACAGCCTCACAAGGTCAGCTTTTATTTGGAAAAAGGGAAGGCCCCAAATGTCGTCAAAGCTCTCTCAACACGTTTGGAGAAACGTGGG TGTGGGCTAATCATGGGGATGGTATAAGCATACTCCTCAAACTACTGGTGTAA